The following coding sequences are from one Oncorhynchus clarkii lewisi isolate Uvic-CL-2024 chromosome 20, UVic_Ocla_1.0, whole genome shotgun sequence window:
- the LOC139376087 gene encoding DGAT1/2-independent enzyme synthesizing storage lipids-like, giving the protein MSDGNESCMFRDGAEFVACIFHAFEEWSGLGPLEDYLSYLEYLAWVFTPLVVVFILPFLIVILLYLSILFLHVYKHKNQLREAYSNNLWDGARKTLATLWDGHGFIWHGYEIHGMEKIPDEGAALIVYYHGAIPIDYYYFLANVIIQKGRIVHSVADHFLFKVPGFKLLLEVFSVIHGPQQECVKALKSGHLLGISPGGVREALLSDETYQLLWGKRKGFAQVAIDSKVPIIPMFTQNIREGFRSLGGLSFFRWSYEKFRVPMAPVYGGFPVKFRTYLGDPIPYDPNISAAELAEKTNQAVQALIDRHQIIPGNVLRALLERFHSTHKEK; this is encoded by the exons ATGTCAGATGGGAACGAGTCCTGCATGTTCAGAGATGGAGCCGAGTTTGTGGCCTGCATCTTTCACGCATTTGAGGAATGGTCAGGACTAGGACCCCTGGAAGACTATCTGAGCTATCTGGAGTACCTGGCCTGGGTTTTCACCCCTCTGGTCGTTGTTTTCATCCTGCCCTTCCTCATTGtgatcctcctctacctctccataCTCTTTCTCCATGTGTACAAACACAAGAACCAGCTCAGGGAGGCCTACTCCAACAACCTGTGGGATGGTGCTAGGAAAACTCTGGCAACGTTGTGGGATGGCCACGGGTTCATATGGCacg GATATGAAATCCATGGTATGGAGAAGATTCCAGATGAAGGAGCAGCTCTTATAGTCTATTATCATGGGGCTATTCCCATCGACTATTATTACTTTCTGGCAAATGTCATCATTCAGAAGGGACGGATTGTTCACTCAGTCGCTGATCACTTTCTGTTCAAAGTTCCAG GGTTCAAGCTGCTGTTGGAGGTGTTTAGTGTGATCCATGGGCCCCAGCAAGAGTGTGTGAAGGCACTGAAAAGTGGCCACCTCCTGGGCATCTCACCTGGAGGCGTGAGGGAGGCGCTCCTCAGTGACGAGACCTATCAACTGCTCTGGGGGAAGAGAAAGGGCTTCGCACAAGTGGCTATCGATTCCAAAGTG CCAATAATTCCCATGTTTACTCAAAACATCAGGGAAGGATTCCGATCTCTCGGCGGGTTAA GCTTTTTCAGATGGTCGTATGAAAAATTCCGCGTGCCGATGGCCCCCGTCTATGGGGGTTTTCCTGTGAAGTTTCGTACATACTTAGGTGACCCCATCCCATATGACCCTAACATTAGTGCAGCAGAGTTAGCTGAAAAG ACCAATCAAGCAGTTCAAGCACTCATTGACAGACACCAAATTATTCCTGGGAATGTCCTTCGAGCACTACTAGAGCGATTCCACAGCACGCATAAAGAAAAATAG